A part of Gossypium hirsutum isolate 1008001.06 chromosome A07, Gossypium_hirsutum_v2.1, whole genome shotgun sequence genomic DNA contains:
- the LOC107938019 gene encoding DNA (cytosine-5)-methyltransferase CMT3 isoform X2: MPSTRRASNPMKDTDSTKNPTRSSQRNRKTVLEPENDEVVVVSEGENSEVSRGGKRKESSASGAVNTAKKSKPSVAKMTPLETGNGEAMAVDGTENGSKTTPKNSKKTKKDVAVNEDEEETKFLGEPVDDEEARRRWPKRYQGKGAKKVISKSSNGDSEEIIQARRHYTQAKVDGCMIFNLYDDAHVKAEDGEDCYICKIVEMFEAVDGDLYFTAQWFYRAQDTVLKTLGHLIDKKRVFFSQIEDDNPLDCLVAKLNIAKVSLNVDLEAKNKEIPSCDYYCDMLYKLEYSSFTNLPPGKTNASEEASSTISDDSPDIVNGANSGSEDASLLDLYSGCGAMSTGLCLGANMAGLRLVTKWAVDINKYACESLQWNHPETTVRNESAEDFLALLKEWERLCASFSLSKSENLERQSFNSNANEDNVNDEEEEEEEEDEEDENEDGDGEVFEVEKFLAICYGDPKEKGERGLYLKVRWKNYGPEEDTWEPLDGLGDCQECLKDFVTSGFKAKILPLPGDVDVICGGPPCQGISGFNRFRNKDNPLQDEKNKQLQVFMEMVEYLKPKFVLMENVVDIVKFAEGYLGRYALSKLIHLNYQVRMGMMAAGAYGLPQFRMRAFFWGARPNQKLPQYPLPTHDLVLRGVIPVEFEMNTVGWEEGKKIELEKKLLLEDAISDLPSVGNYEDKDEMDYDKDPKTEFQRFIRLRREEMPGFSSLNAKPTKHLLYDHRPLQLNTDDYQRVCRVPKRKGANFRDFPGVIVNSGNKVEWDPNVERVYLESGKPLVPDYAMSFVGGSSSKPFARLWWDETVPTVVTRAEPHNQAILHPVQDRVLSIRENARLQGFPDYYKLFGPVKERYIQVGNAVAVPVSRALGYALGLAYQGVVSNDEPLTKLPPRFPNISEKASSDSSQDNS, encoded by the exons ATGCCGAGCACGCGAAGAGCTTCTAATCCTATGAAGGACACTGATTCGACCAAGAATCCGACTCGCTCGAGCCAGCGTAATCGAAAGACAGTGTTGGAGCCGGAAAATGATGAAGTCGTCGTTGTCAGTGAAGGAGAGAACAGTGAAGTCTCTCGTGGTGGTAAGCGGAAGGAAAGCTCTGCCTCTGGAGCGGTCAACACCGCTAAGAAGTCAAAACCAAGTGTAGCTAAAATGACGCCTTTGGAGACCGGGAATGGTGAAGCTATGGCCGTTGACGGCACTGAGAACGGCAGCAAAACGACACCAAAAAATTCGAAAAAGACGAAAAAGGATGTAGCTGTTAATGAAGACGAGGAGGAAACAAAGTTTTTAGGGGAACCTGTTGATGACGAGGAAGCCAGACGCCGATGGCCAAAACGCTATCAAGGAAAG GGAGCAAAAAAGGTTATTTCAAAGAGTTCGAATGG TGACTCTGAAGAGATCATTCAAGCTCGACGGCACTATACCCAGGCAAAAGTGGATGGTTGTATGATATTTAATCTTTATGATGATGCTCATGTCAAA gcTGAAGATGGAGAAGATTGCTATATATGTAAAATTGTTGAGATGTTTGAAGCAGTTGATGGAGATTTGTACTTTACAGCTCAATGGTTTTACAGGGCTCAAGACACA GTACTGAAAACGTTAGGCCACCTTATTGACAAGAAGCGTGTATTCTTTTCACAAATTGAAGACGACAATCCCTTGGATTGTCTTGTTGCAAAGCTTAACATTGCAAAAGTATCTTTGAAC GTTGATTTGGAGGCAAAGAATAAAGAGATTCCAAGTTGTGATTATTATTGTGACATGTTATACAAACTGGAATATTCGTCTTTCACTAACTTGCCGCCAG GGAAAACAAATGCTAGCGAAGAAGCTTCATCTACAATTTCTGATGACAGCCCAGATATAGTAAATGGAGCTAACAGTGGTTCCGAGGATGCTTCATTGCTGGACCTGTATTCTGGTTGTGGAGCAATGTCAACCGGCTTGTGCCTTGGGGCAAATATGGCCGGATTAAGGCTAGTGACT AAATGGGCTGTGGATATCAATAAATATGCTTGTGAAAGTCTCCAATGGAATCATCCGGAAACAAcg GTCAGGAATGAATCTGCTGAAGATTTTTTAGCATTATTAAAAGAATGGGAACGGCTGTGTGCTTCATTTTCATTGTCAAAATCTGAGAATTTGGAGAGGCAGTCATTCAATTCAAATGCAAATGAAGATAATGTAAATgatgaagaggaagaggaagaggaagaggacgAGGAAGATGAAAATGAAGATGGTGATGGTGAAGtgtttgaagtagagaaatttctTGCTATATGTTACGGTGATCCGAAAGAGAAAGGGGAACGTGGGTTGTACTTAAAG GTTCGTTGGAAGAATTATGGGCCAGAAGAAGATACATGGGAACCTTTGGATGGATTGGG TGATTGTCAAGAATGCTTGAAGGATTTTGTTACAAGTGGCTTCAAAGCAAAAATTCTGCCCTTACCT GGTGATGTTGATGTGATTTGTGGAGGGCCTCCATGCCAAGGTATCAGTGGCTTTAATAGGTTTAGAAACAAGGATAACCCTTTGCAAGATGAAAAGAACAAGCAACTTCAGGTTTTCATGGAGATGGTGGAGTACTTGAAGCCAAAGTTTGTTTTGATGGAGAATGTTGTTGACATTGTAAAGTTTGCAGAGGGATATCTTGGACGATATGCTTTGAGTAAGCTAATTCATTTAAATTACCAAGTCCGAATGGGAATGATGGCAGCTGGTGCTTATGGTCTTCCCCAATTTCGTATGCGTGCTTTCTTTTGGGGTGCTCGTCCTAATCAA AAATTGCCACAATATCCACTTCCTACACATGATCTTGTCCTAAGAGGTGTCATACCTGTTGAGTTTGAG ATGAACACTGTAGGCTGGGAAGAAGGTAAAAAAATAGAGTTGGAAAAGAAACTTCTACTAGAAGATGCCATTTCTGACCTTCCATCA GTTGGAAATTATGAGGATAAAGATGAAATGGACTATGACAAAGATCCTAAAACAGAGTTTCAAAGATTCATCAGGTTAAGAAGAGAGG AGATGCCTGGTTTTTCGTCATTAAATGCAAAACCAACAAAACATTTGCTCTACGATCATCGTCCACTTCAACTCAACACGGATGATTACCAACGTGTTTGCCGGGTTCCCAAAAGGAAG GGAGCAAATTTTAGAGACTTTCCAGGTGTTATAGTTAATAGTGGCAATAAAGTTGAGTGGGATCCTAACGTTGAGAGGGTTTATTTGGAATCCGGAAAACCATTG GTCCCTGATTATGCCATGTCTTTTGTCGGCGGCTCATCAAGCAA ACCATTTGCTCGTCTATGGTGGGATGAAACTGTACCCACAGTGGTCACTAGGGCAGAGCCTCATAATCAG GCGATATTGCATCCTGTACAAGACCGAGTTCTCTCAATTCGCGAGAACGCAAGGTTGCAAGGCTTCCCTGATTACTACAAGCTTTTTGGCCCCGTCAAGGAAAG GTACATTCAAGTTGGAAATGCTGTAGCAGTGCCAGTTTCAAGGGCATTAGGGTATGCCCTGGGATTAGCTTACCAAGGTGTAGTTTCAAATGATGAACCATTAACGAAACTTCCTCCAAGATTCCCTAACATATCTGAGAAAGCTTCTTCGGATTCATCTCAAGATAATTCTTAA
- the LOC107938019 gene encoding DNA (cytosine-5)-methyltransferase CMT3 isoform X1 yields the protein MPSTRRASNPMKDTDSTKNPTRSSQRNRKTVLEPENDEVVVVSEGENSEVSRGGKRKESSASGAVNTAKKSKPSVAKMTPLETGNGEAMAVDGTENGSKTTPKNSKKTKKDVAVNEDEEETKFLGEPVDDEEARRRWPKRYQGKGAKKVISKSSNGDSEEIIQARRHYTQAKVDGCMIFNLYDDAHVKAEDGEDCYICKIVEMFEAVDGDLYFTAQWFYRAQDTVLKTLGHLIDKKRVFFSQIEDDNPLDCLVAKLNIAKVSLNVDLEAKNKEIPSCDYYCDMLYKLEYSSFTNLPPEGKTNASEEASSTISDDSPDIVNGANSGSEDASLLDLYSGCGAMSTGLCLGANMAGLRLVTKWAVDINKYACESLQWNHPETTVRNESAEDFLALLKEWERLCASFSLSKSENLERQSFNSNANEDNVNDEEEEEEEEDEEDENEDGDGEVFEVEKFLAICYGDPKEKGERGLYLKVRWKNYGPEEDTWEPLDGLGDCQECLKDFVTSGFKAKILPLPGDVDVICGGPPCQGISGFNRFRNKDNPLQDEKNKQLQVFMEMVEYLKPKFVLMENVVDIVKFAEGYLGRYALSKLIHLNYQVRMGMMAAGAYGLPQFRMRAFFWGARPNQKLPQYPLPTHDLVLRGVIPVEFEMNTVGWEEGKKIELEKKLLLEDAISDLPSVGNYEDKDEMDYDKDPKTEFQRFIRLRREEMPGFSSLNAKPTKHLLYDHRPLQLNTDDYQRVCRVPKRKGANFRDFPGVIVNSGNKVEWDPNVERVYLESGKPLVPDYAMSFVGGSSSKPFARLWWDETVPTVVTRAEPHNQAILHPVQDRVLSIRENARLQGFPDYYKLFGPVKERYIQVGNAVAVPVSRALGYALGLAYQGVVSNDEPLTKLPPRFPNISEKASSDSSQDNS from the exons ATGCCGAGCACGCGAAGAGCTTCTAATCCTATGAAGGACACTGATTCGACCAAGAATCCGACTCGCTCGAGCCAGCGTAATCGAAAGACAGTGTTGGAGCCGGAAAATGATGAAGTCGTCGTTGTCAGTGAAGGAGAGAACAGTGAAGTCTCTCGTGGTGGTAAGCGGAAGGAAAGCTCTGCCTCTGGAGCGGTCAACACCGCTAAGAAGTCAAAACCAAGTGTAGCTAAAATGACGCCTTTGGAGACCGGGAATGGTGAAGCTATGGCCGTTGACGGCACTGAGAACGGCAGCAAAACGACACCAAAAAATTCGAAAAAGACGAAAAAGGATGTAGCTGTTAATGAAGACGAGGAGGAAACAAAGTTTTTAGGGGAACCTGTTGATGACGAGGAAGCCAGACGCCGATGGCCAAAACGCTATCAAGGAAAG GGAGCAAAAAAGGTTATTTCAAAGAGTTCGAATGG TGACTCTGAAGAGATCATTCAAGCTCGACGGCACTATACCCAGGCAAAAGTGGATGGTTGTATGATATTTAATCTTTATGATGATGCTCATGTCAAA gcTGAAGATGGAGAAGATTGCTATATATGTAAAATTGTTGAGATGTTTGAAGCAGTTGATGGAGATTTGTACTTTACAGCTCAATGGTTTTACAGGGCTCAAGACACA GTACTGAAAACGTTAGGCCACCTTATTGACAAGAAGCGTGTATTCTTTTCACAAATTGAAGACGACAATCCCTTGGATTGTCTTGTTGCAAAGCTTAACATTGCAAAAGTATCTTTGAAC GTTGATTTGGAGGCAAAGAATAAAGAGATTCCAAGTTGTGATTATTATTGTGACATGTTATACAAACTGGAATATTCGTCTTTCACTAACTTGCCGCCAG AAGGGAAAACAAATGCTAGCGAAGAAGCTTCATCTACAATTTCTGATGACAGCCCAGATATAGTAAATGGAGCTAACAGTGGTTCCGAGGATGCTTCATTGCTGGACCTGTATTCTGGTTGTGGAGCAATGTCAACCGGCTTGTGCCTTGGGGCAAATATGGCCGGATTAAGGCTAGTGACT AAATGGGCTGTGGATATCAATAAATATGCTTGTGAAAGTCTCCAATGGAATCATCCGGAAACAAcg GTCAGGAATGAATCTGCTGAAGATTTTTTAGCATTATTAAAAGAATGGGAACGGCTGTGTGCTTCATTTTCATTGTCAAAATCTGAGAATTTGGAGAGGCAGTCATTCAATTCAAATGCAAATGAAGATAATGTAAATgatgaagaggaagaggaagaggaagaggacgAGGAAGATGAAAATGAAGATGGTGATGGTGAAGtgtttgaagtagagaaatttctTGCTATATGTTACGGTGATCCGAAAGAGAAAGGGGAACGTGGGTTGTACTTAAAG GTTCGTTGGAAGAATTATGGGCCAGAAGAAGATACATGGGAACCTTTGGATGGATTGGG TGATTGTCAAGAATGCTTGAAGGATTTTGTTACAAGTGGCTTCAAAGCAAAAATTCTGCCCTTACCT GGTGATGTTGATGTGATTTGTGGAGGGCCTCCATGCCAAGGTATCAGTGGCTTTAATAGGTTTAGAAACAAGGATAACCCTTTGCAAGATGAAAAGAACAAGCAACTTCAGGTTTTCATGGAGATGGTGGAGTACTTGAAGCCAAAGTTTGTTTTGATGGAGAATGTTGTTGACATTGTAAAGTTTGCAGAGGGATATCTTGGACGATATGCTTTGAGTAAGCTAATTCATTTAAATTACCAAGTCCGAATGGGAATGATGGCAGCTGGTGCTTATGGTCTTCCCCAATTTCGTATGCGTGCTTTCTTTTGGGGTGCTCGTCCTAATCAA AAATTGCCACAATATCCACTTCCTACACATGATCTTGTCCTAAGAGGTGTCATACCTGTTGAGTTTGAG ATGAACACTGTAGGCTGGGAAGAAGGTAAAAAAATAGAGTTGGAAAAGAAACTTCTACTAGAAGATGCCATTTCTGACCTTCCATCA GTTGGAAATTATGAGGATAAAGATGAAATGGACTATGACAAAGATCCTAAAACAGAGTTTCAAAGATTCATCAGGTTAAGAAGAGAGG AGATGCCTGGTTTTTCGTCATTAAATGCAAAACCAACAAAACATTTGCTCTACGATCATCGTCCACTTCAACTCAACACGGATGATTACCAACGTGTTTGCCGGGTTCCCAAAAGGAAG GGAGCAAATTTTAGAGACTTTCCAGGTGTTATAGTTAATAGTGGCAATAAAGTTGAGTGGGATCCTAACGTTGAGAGGGTTTATTTGGAATCCGGAAAACCATTG GTCCCTGATTATGCCATGTCTTTTGTCGGCGGCTCATCAAGCAA ACCATTTGCTCGTCTATGGTGGGATGAAACTGTACCCACAGTGGTCACTAGGGCAGAGCCTCATAATCAG GCGATATTGCATCCTGTACAAGACCGAGTTCTCTCAATTCGCGAGAACGCAAGGTTGCAAGGCTTCCCTGATTACTACAAGCTTTTTGGCCCCGTCAAGGAAAG GTACATTCAAGTTGGAAATGCTGTAGCAGTGCCAGTTTCAAGGGCATTAGGGTATGCCCTGGGATTAGCTTACCAAGGTGTAGTTTCAAATGATGAACCATTAACGAAACTTCCTCCAAGATTCCCTAACATATCTGAGAAAGCTTCTTCGGATTCATCTCAAGATAATTCTTAA